The sequence TAATATGAAAAAATGTCCCATCAAAATCTCTAACAACGGAGTACTTTTCTTGAAAATTCCCACACCACGCAAAGCGATTCGAGTAAACCTCTTTGCCGTCTGGAAAAATATGAAACAACCCGGAGGCAGACTGAACAGCTGCTCTTTCATCATAAAAACCAAACGTTCTAAGGTAACGCTCTTTATAGATAGCAAGACCTGAGATATCGATATGGAAAGCTCCTGTCTCGTCTTCAACAGGAGCAAGCCCTGGGTGATGAAACTTCAAGACAGATAAGAACCTCTGGTCATACGCAGGTATGCCTTGAAGCATGTGGTATGTTTTGCTTGGAGCCACTTCGAGCATATTCCAAACTACTTTTTCTCCGATCATATGCACCTTATGCCCTTTCCTAAATTGGTTAAAAAAACCAAGTGAATAAAAAATTAGAGAAGCAATAACGCAAATACGAAGGCAAACAGGGAGAACGACTCAACGATTCCAAGAGCAGCTAAACACTTTCCGTAGACGGCAGGCTGTTTGGCAGAGGCTTGGATCCCCGTTGCCGCACACATCCCCTGGTAAATGGCTGAGCACATAATGGCGAGGCCGATGAAAACACCGATTCCGATCCCATTCCAGGCGGTCAGGGTGTTGGCAACAATGGCATTTTTCATGAGCAGCATGAGGACAAACCCGTAGATCGCCTGCGAAGAGGGAAGGGCTGACATCCCGATAAACTTTCCGTGGTTCTCATCGACGCGGGCCATCACTCCATGGGAAGCCATCCCGGCAATTCCACACCCAATGGCGCTCCCTAAACAGGCAAGGGCCAAGACAACGGCTGGGCCAATCATTGCAAAATCCATAATTTATTCTCCTTTACTCTACCCCTAAGTCGCAACCCAGGGATGTTTAGATATGTTTTCATTTTTTTTCAGGATTAAAA is a genomic window of Candidatus Neptunochlamydia vexilliferae containing:
- a CDS encoding ATP synthase subunit C; translation: MMDFAMIGPAVVLALACLGSAIGCGIAGMASHGVMARVDENHGKFIGMSALPSSQAIYGFVLMLLMKNAIVANTLTAWNGIGIGVFIGLAIMCSAIYQGMCAATGIQASAKQPAVYGKCLAALGIVESFSLFAFVFALLLL